The genome window TATATTGATAACTCCTCCAGAAGCACCATCTCCATAAAGAATTCCCCCACCATTAGGAATAACCTCTATTCTCTCAATAGAACTTATAGGAATATTACTAGCTTCAGCACTTGAAATTCTTACTCCATCATATGTAATAATAGAGTTTCTTTCTGCATGAACAGAACTGTATCCACCAATATCAAAAGCAATATTTCCATAGTAATTTTTAGCCATTATTCCAGGAACCATTCTAAGAGCAGCTGCTAAATCTTGTGCTCCTTTTTCCTCAATTTCCTGTGCTGTAACTATTGTAATGTTAGCAGCAGTATTTCTTACTGTAGTTTCAAAGTTTTCAGTAGAAATAACACTTTCATTAAGTTTTGTGCTTTGTATTTCTTCAGCGTATACAGATGAGCTTAGAACCAAAGCTAAAATTCCAATTTTTTTGTACATTTCTTTCCTCCATATTTTTAATATTTAATAATAAAAATTCAGGCACTTTGGTAGAAATGATAGATATTATTTATTAGAAATAAAAAAACTCTAATAAAATAGAGTATCTACCTTACTAGAGAGTCAATTTAAAAATATGTTTAAAAAGTAAAAAAGCACTTATAAAAACAATGATATTTGACTATTTGGTAAGTCTTCTGACTTAGTTTCATTCTACTTTCACGTCTTCCCAGTTTCCCAGTGACATAATGTGATTTCGTCCACCATACAGCAGCTTTCGCTGTGTGGGATTTTCACCCATCTTCCTCTATTAAGCTTTACAAAAAGCACCTAAATATATTTTATTACACTGATGATTATACTAGAACAATTATTTAATGTCAATTAAAATTGACATATTTCAAAAATCGAAATAGAGACAAGAATAAAAGCAATAAAAAGTTATATAAAAAAATATAATTTGAAATATGGACAGCAGAAAATTTTTAATTATTCGTTTGACTAAAAAAATGAAGTATTGTATAATTAATCAAAATGTAAAAATATAATAGAATCTATGGTTCATTTAGTTGATTAAAAGGGAAACAGGTTTAAATCCTGTATGGTCCCGCCACTGTGAGATGGATGAAAGCAAATTCCACTGGCTATAGCTGGGAAGGATGTAAGTAAGATGAAGTCAAGTCAGGAGACCTACCAAAGATTTATTTATTCTATATCTGCGAGGACGGATAAGGTATTCTTATGCCGTCTTTTTATTTTAAGAACGGTTTTTTTATTTTTTGGAGAAAGATATGTTAAAAAAATTATTTTTATTAATATTTACAATAAATACAATTGTCTTTGGAAAAGTTCCACAAAGAGCTGTGTCAGCATCACAATTTACTACTGAAATTCTTCTTGCCATAGGAGCAGAGAACCAGATGGCAGGAACAGCTTTCCTTGATAATGCAATACTTCCAGAATTGGAAGAAAAGTATAAAAAGATTCCTATATTATCAAATAAATATCCAAGTAAAGAAACATTTTATTCAGTAAATCCTGATTTTGTTACAGGATGGAAATCACTAAGTGCACCAGCTAATTTAGGAACAGTAGAAGAATTAAATAGCAATGGAGTAGAAGTATTTTTTATGAAGTCTTTGGAAAGCAGTGATATAAATGATGTATTCAGCGATATTACGGAATTGGGAAAGATATTTGATAAAGAAAAAAATGCTGAAAATATTGTTTTCACTATGAAAGAGAATCTTGAAAAAATAAAAGAAAAACTCCCAAAAGAGAAGATAAGAATATTCCCATATGATGGAGGAGAAACAGCTCCCTTTGTTGTTGGAGGAAGTGGAATAGGAAATACTGTTATAGAACTGGCTGGAGGAGAAAATATATTTAAGGATATTAGGGCAAGTTTTGGAAATGGAACTTGGGAAAAAGTATTGATAGAGGATCCTGATATGATATTGATTATAGATTATGGAGATAATACTATTGATAAAAAAATAGAATATTTGAAAGAAAAATCACCTATAAAAGAATTGGATGCAGTAAAAAATGAGAGATTTGCAGTGATAGGGTTAGTAGATATATCAGCAGGAATAAGAAATATAGATGCAGTTAAAAAACTAGCAAAAATGTTTCATAATGTGGAGATAAGTATCAAAGGGGAGATTTAGATGAAAAAAACAGTAGTATTATTCTTTGTGTTATCAGCAATGAATTTTGCCTCATCAGAAGATTTATCAGTAAAATTGGAAGATTCAGTTATATCAGGGGAAGGTTTTTATAACACTGTGAGAAATACATCTAAAACTATTTATACAGTGACTTCTGATGATATTCAAGAAAGTGGAGCACAATCAATACCAGAAGCTTTAAAAATGGTACCTGGAATAAAAATAGCAGAAGGGTATGATGGAAATGGAGTAGTGGATATCAGAGGGCAAGGGAAACAATATAATAGAAATACAGCTGTTATTGTAGATGGGATAAGAATAAATCCTTTTGATTGGGGAGCACCAGATTTATATTCTATCCCTATTGAATCTATTGAAAAAATAGAAGTAATACCAGCTAATACTTCAGTAGTATATGGAGATAATACAGTTGGAGGAGTAATAAATATCATAACTAAAAATGGAATTGGAAAAGATAGGCTTGTTCTAGGAACACAGATTGAATCACACAAAGGTGCTAAGGGAACAGTTGATTTTAATACTGTTGTAGGTAATACAGCAATATTTGGAAATTATCTAAATAAAAAAAGTGATGGATATAGAGAAAATTCAAGATCAAAATATGAAAATGTAGAATTAGGTATAAATAGTCAGCTTGATGAAAAAAATAGTATATTATTTAAATATAGCTACAACAATAGCTATAAAAGATTGCCAGGAAAATTAACTCAAGAGAAATTAGATGAAAACAGAGAACAGGCAGAAAATTTAAATGATTGGATGTTTAGTGAAACCAATAGATTTTTAGGAGCATACACATATAAAAATGAAAATCTGGAAATTTCAGAGCAATTAAGCTATCAAGAAAAACATATAGATGGGAAAAGTGATACACTGCAAAAAGATCTTTCTGACTTAAATAAT of Fusobacterium sp. contains these proteins:
- a CDS encoding TonB-dependent receptor plug domain-containing protein, which produces MYKKIGILALVLSSSVYAEEIQSTKLNESVISTENFETTVRNTAANITIVTAQEIEEKGAQDLAAALRMVPGIMAKNYYGNIAFDIGGYSSVHAERNSIITYDGVRISSAEASNIPISSIERIEVIPNGGGILYGDGASGGVINILSKNIFGKDSDKKISGNMEFLQV
- a CDS encoding ABC transporter substrate-binding protein produces the protein MLKKLFLLIFTINTIVFGKVPQRAVSASQFTTEILLAIGAENQMAGTAFLDNAILPELEEKYKKIPILSNKYPSKETFYSVNPDFVTGWKSLSAPANLGTVEELNSNGVEVFFMKSLESSDINDVFSDITELGKIFDKEKNAENIVFTMKENLEKIKEKLPKEKIRIFPYDGGETAPFVVGGSGIGNTVIELAGGENIFKDIRASFGNGTWEKVLIEDPDMILIIDYGDNTIDKKIEYLKEKSPIKELDAVKNERFAVIGLVDISAGIRNIDAVKKLAKMFHNVEISIKGEI